The Spirosoma foliorum genome has a window encoding:
- a CDS encoding DJ-1/PfpI family protein, whose amino-acid sequence MNSLLINIRYLILSYLLLVSVGYACAQKSGNKEVLMAYYCEPCNNACDLERHDAPGVCKHCGMPFVKRSVALMDSLRNGQKKSTKRNVAIFIHNGVEVLDFSGPSEVFASTEGFNVYTVSLTKAPITSQGFIKIVPNYSLADCPKPDIVVLPGGQTGPFIEDKVLIDWIKACSQDAEIMLSVCTGAGLLAKAGLLDGKQATTFHNYIDNLQKATPKAKILRNTRFVDNGQVITTAGVSAGIDGALHVVAKLKGLAVATQTARYMEYDKWKPNEGLVVEQSGKAAAERK is encoded by the coding sequence ATGAATTCACTACTCATCAATATCCGTTACCTGATTTTAAGTTACCTATTACTCGTGTCAGTTGGTTATGCGTGTGCCCAGAAGTCGGGCAATAAGGAAGTCTTAATGGCTTATTATTGTGAACCCTGTAATAACGCCTGCGATCTGGAACGCCATGATGCTCCCGGCGTTTGCAAACATTGCGGTATGCCTTTCGTTAAACGGAGCGTTGCTCTGATGGACTCACTTCGGAATGGTCAGAAAAAGTCGACGAAGCGCAACGTGGCCATCTTTATTCATAACGGCGTTGAGGTACTTGATTTTTCGGGGCCTAGCGAGGTATTTGCCTCAACAGAAGGCTTCAATGTGTATACGGTTTCGCTTACGAAAGCGCCTATCACTAGCCAGGGTTTCATTAAAATTGTACCCAACTATAGCCTTGCCGACTGCCCGAAGCCAGATATTGTGGTGTTGCCCGGTGGCCAAACCGGCCCGTTTATTGAGGATAAAGTATTGATCGACTGGATAAAAGCCTGTTCGCAGGATGCCGAAATTATGCTGTCGGTTTGTACAGGAGCTGGCTTACTAGCGAAAGCGGGCTTGCTGGATGGTAAACAAGCTACCACGTTTCACAACTACATCGACAATTTGCAAAAGGCAACGCCCAAAGCCAAAATACTCCGAAACACCCGCTTTGTCGACAATGGTCAGGTGATCACAACGGCGGGCGTATCGGCTGGTATTGACGGCGCGCTCCACGTAGTTGCGAAACTGAAAGGCCTTGCTGTAGCTACGCAGACCGCCCGTTACATGGAGTATGATAAGTGGAAGCCTAATGAAGGGTTGGTTGTTGAACAGTCAGGTAAAGCGGCAGCAGAGAGAAAGTAG
- a CDS encoding GlxA family transcriptional regulator, whose protein sequence is MARSAQVIFVVPPRVHVLDLTGPIQVFYEAAEYGAPYQLIYCSFQSSVTSSAGLNFGAVLPYNEVQTQPGDYIFLPGMEMEYIRSALNEETIFFDWLQQQQAKGVYLCSVCTGAFILAQAGLLDGRKCTTHWKRIDELQATYPKVVAQTDRLFVKDGNLYTSAGITAGIDLALAILEEQEGPLFATKIARELVVYFRRGAEHTQKSVYLDYRNHMNVAIHQMQDWLIANLEAKATLEDLAEIANMSTRNLTRIFRKETGTTIHDYTTQLRLELARTLQHNPGMTMEAIAAKCGFQDARQLRRIWQKSNTTATVRQSFTS, encoded by the coding sequence ATGGCTCGAAGTGCACAAGTGATTTTTGTTGTACCACCACGCGTACACGTTCTTGACCTGACGGGACCAATTCAAGTTTTTTACGAAGCTGCCGAATATGGGGCGCCTTATCAATTAATCTATTGCTCTTTCCAAAGCTCAGTTACCAGTTCGGCAGGCTTGAATTTCGGTGCTGTATTACCCTACAATGAGGTCCAAACCCAGCCGGGTGATTACATTTTTCTGCCGGGCATGGAAATGGAATACATTCGGTCGGCGCTAAACGAGGAGACGATTTTCTTTGATTGGCTTCAGCAGCAACAGGCAAAAGGCGTGTACCTATGCTCGGTGTGTACAGGCGCTTTTATCCTGGCACAAGCCGGATTGCTCGATGGCCGAAAATGTACGACGCACTGGAAACGGATTGATGAACTGCAGGCAACTTATCCGAAAGTGGTGGCCCAAACTGACAGGTTGTTTGTGAAGGATGGAAATCTCTATACCAGCGCAGGTATAACAGCAGGTATCGATCTGGCTTTAGCAATTCTGGAGGAGCAGGAGGGACCTCTGTTTGCGACAAAAATCGCTCGAGAGTTAGTCGTGTATTTTCGTCGTGGAGCTGAGCATACGCAAAAGAGCGTTTATCTCGATTATCGGAATCACATGAACGTGGCTATTCACCAGATGCAGGACTGGTTGATAGCCAATCTGGAAGCCAAAGCAACGTTGGAGGATCTGGCCGAAATTGCCAATATGAGTACCCGCAACCTGACGCGGATCTTTCGCAAAGAGACGGGCACGACTATTCACGATTATACAACCCAATTGAGGCTGGAATTGGCCCGAACGTTACAGCATAATCCGGGTATGACTATGGAAGCCATTGCCGCTAAATGTGGCTTTCAGGATGCACGCCAACTCCGCCGAATCTGGCAAAAATCGAATACTACAGCTACTGTAAGACAGTCATTTACCTCCTAA
- a CDS encoding acyl carrier protein, translated as MTLSQINNRLQEILASIGISLTALTDQASFARDLGLDSLDITDLMLQVETSFNIRIPDEDWWKLQTVGQLKNYLADEMIFD; from the coding sequence ATGACACTATCTCAAATAAATAACCGCCTTCAAGAGATTCTTGCCAGCATCGGCATCAGCTTAACGGCTCTGACTGATCAGGCCAGTTTCGCTCGGGACCTGGGACTTGATTCGCTCGATATTACCGACTTAATGCTTCAGGTTGAAACCAGTTTCAATATTCGTATTCCCGACGAAGACTGGTGGAAACTCCAGACGGTTGGGCAGTTGAAGAATTACCTGGCCGATGAAATGATTTTTGATTGA
- a CDS encoding efflux RND transporter permease subunit yields the protein MKFVETIIKRPSLIIVLFAILTIGGLFSYRMLSYELLPEFSTPVITITTVYPGAAPSEVETEISRKIEDAISGLDNLDDVKANSFENASVVVVQFKAGTDIDLALQDAQREIDKMVSDLPDDAEQPSLSKISPSDQPIMQLLATSTLPNEVFYQQVEDKYLPILQQIKGVADITMVGGDKREIRINVNDDKLNYYGLSLLQVTQAINQANLDFPTGKVKSTTENMTLRLAGKFSSLDDIRKLVVATPPNGSPIRVSDVANVTDGITEPTSISRFNGQNGIGLFIKKQSDANAVEISKLVQEKLAVVEKENAKDKVNFAIAYDSSVFTLASVEAVTHDLILAVGLVAIVMLLFLHSLRNAFIVMVSVPASLISAFLFMYVMGYSLNLMTLLALSLVIGILVDDSIVVLENIQRHLEMGKDRWRATLDGVSEIGFAAVAITLVIVVVFVPITFVDAVIADLLRQFSLTVAFATLVSLLVSFTLTPWLTSMLAKLEHLNPKNPFQAFLLWFEKGLTALTNGYHSSLAWVLSHKLAFTGILIAIFVFTGWVMSLGIIGSEFVAQGDQGKFLLTVKLDKSASLQQNNLTSRAIENYLRKKSEVQTIFANVGGASTGINSTGQGSTNRTELTVQLADASERPGHKPTEQYMMDVRKELEDHFPAIEFGSSVIGIVNSGTAPIEIFLSGNDVNQNLAAAQELANRISKTPGANDVNVSVEAGNPEVQVEIDREKMAKLGLNIQTVGGTLQNAFAGNDDSKFRDDGEDYDIRVMLDAFDRKNPDDVKNINFFSPSANRSVRLAEFANVSLSNGPSLLERKNRRSSVTVTANTLGTGSGTLTAVIQADLAKNPLPAGVTVSWGGDAKNQSEGFGSLGIAMLAGLMLVYFIMVLLYDSFVYPFVVLFSIPVAVIGALLALALSSSNIGIFAMLGMLMLIGLVVKNAILIVDFANQQKAEGVHFKQAILHAGEERLRPILMTTIAMVIGMVPIATASGAGAEWKNSLAWVLIGGLSSSMVLTVYLVPMMYYIVDRIQEKWTNFRAKSKPAEVVEEVAVS from the coding sequence ATGAAATTTGTCGAAACCATTATCAAACGTCCCTCGCTCATTATCGTGCTGTTTGCGATTCTGACCATAGGTGGCCTGTTTTCATACCGGATGCTGAGCTACGAGCTGCTGCCGGAATTTTCTACCCCTGTTATTACGATCACCACGGTTTATCCGGGCGCGGCTCCGTCGGAAGTTGAAACGGAGATCAGCCGAAAAATAGAGGATGCTATATCGGGTCTGGATAACCTCGACGATGTGAAAGCTAATTCGTTCGAAAATGCGTCGGTTGTTGTGGTTCAGTTTAAAGCGGGAACCGACATCGACCTGGCCTTACAGGATGCCCAGCGTGAAATCGATAAAATGGTCAGCGATTTGCCCGACGATGCCGAGCAGCCTTCGCTATCGAAAATATCGCCCAGCGACCAGCCCATTATGCAGTTACTGGCTACGTCGACCTTGCCTAACGAAGTGTTTTATCAGCAGGTAGAAGATAAGTATCTGCCTATCCTTCAGCAAATTAAAGGTGTTGCCGACATTACAATGGTTGGTGGCGACAAGCGCGAAATTCGGATCAATGTCAATGACGATAAACTGAATTACTATGGTCTGTCGCTGCTACAAGTAACGCAGGCAATCAACCAGGCGAACCTTGACTTCCCAACTGGAAAAGTAAAAAGCACGACGGAAAACATGACGCTTCGGCTCGCCGGAAAATTTTCATCGCTGGATGATATTCGAAAACTGGTTGTTGCAACCCCACCGAATGGTAGCCCTATCCGCGTGAGTGATGTTGCCAACGTAACCGACGGCATCACTGAGCCGACTAGCATCAGCCGTTTCAATGGTCAGAACGGTATCGGTCTGTTTATCAAGAAACAGTCGGATGCCAACGCCGTTGAAATCAGTAAACTAGTTCAGGAAAAACTGGCCGTCGTTGAAAAGGAAAATGCCAAAGACAAGGTCAATTTTGCCATTGCGTACGATAGCAGTGTTTTCACCCTTGCATCGGTCGAAGCCGTTACACACGATTTGATTCTGGCCGTTGGACTGGTGGCCATTGTAATGCTGTTGTTCCTGCACAGCCTCCGAAACGCTTTCATTGTGATGGTGTCGGTACCAGCGTCGCTGATTTCGGCTTTCCTGTTCATGTACGTAATGGGGTATTCGCTCAACCTGATGACGCTGCTGGCTCTGTCGCTCGTGATTGGTATTCTGGTCGATGACTCCATTGTGGTGCTCGAAAACATTCAGCGACACCTTGAAATGGGCAAAGATCGCTGGCGGGCCACATTGGATGGCGTAAGTGAAATTGGCTTTGCGGCCGTAGCCATTACCCTAGTAATTGTGGTAGTATTCGTGCCGATTACATTCGTTGATGCGGTCATCGCCGATTTATTACGGCAGTTCTCGCTGACCGTTGCCTTCGCCACACTGGTTAGCTTACTGGTCAGTTTTACCCTGACACCCTGGTTGACTTCCATGCTCGCCAAACTGGAACATTTGAATCCCAAGAATCCATTTCAGGCGTTCCTGTTGTGGTTCGAAAAAGGGCTTACTGCGCTGACTAACGGGTATCATAGCAGCCTAGCCTGGGTATTGAGTCATAAACTGGCGTTCACAGGAATTCTGATAGCCATTTTCGTCTTCACTGGTTGGGTAATGAGCCTGGGAATTATTGGCTCGGAGTTCGTTGCGCAAGGCGATCAGGGCAAGTTTCTGCTCACCGTAAAACTCGACAAAAGTGCTTCGTTGCAGCAGAATAACCTCACATCGAGAGCTATTGAAAACTACCTCCGTAAGAAATCGGAAGTGCAAACGATCTTCGCCAACGTGGGCGGAGCGAGCACAGGGATCAACAGTACAGGGCAAGGCTCAACAAACCGTACCGAATTAACCGTACAACTGGCCGATGCTTCGGAACGACCTGGTCATAAGCCAACGGAGCAGTACATGATGGATGTTCGGAAGGAACTGGAAGATCATTTCCCGGCTATTGAATTTGGTTCGTCGGTTATTGGGATCGTCAATTCGGGTACAGCGCCTATCGAGATTTTCCTGAGTGGCAATGATGTGAATCAGAATCTGGCAGCCGCGCAAGAGTTGGCCAACCGAATTAGTAAAACACCCGGTGCCAACGACGTAAACGTATCGGTTGAGGCTGGAAACCCTGAGGTTCAGGTCGAAATTGACCGGGAGAAAATGGCAAAACTGGGGCTGAACATCCAAACTGTTGGCGGAACGTTGCAAAACGCCTTTGCCGGTAACGATGACTCCAAGTTTCGGGATGATGGCGAAGATTACGACATCCGTGTCATGCTGGATGCCTTCGACCGCAAAAATCCTGATGATGTGAAGAACATCAACTTCTTCAGCCCATCGGCCAATCGTTCGGTGCGACTGGCGGAGTTCGCCAACGTGTCGCTGAGCAATGGGCCTTCGTTGCTGGAACGGAAAAATCGTCGCTCGTCGGTTACGGTTACGGCCAATACATTGGGCACTGGTTCGGGGACTTTAACGGCTGTGATTCAGGCTGATCTGGCGAAAAATCCGCTACCTGCCGGCGTAACGGTTAGCTGGGGTGGCGATGCGAAAAACCAAAGTGAAGGCTTCGGGTCGCTGGGTATCGCGATGCTGGCTGGTCTGATGCTCGTTTACTTCATCATGGTGTTGCTCTACGACAGCTTTGTGTATCCGTTTGTGGTGTTGTTTTCAATTCCAGTAGCGGTAATTGGAGCGCTGCTGGCCCTGGCGTTGAGTTCGTCGAACATCGGTATTTTCGCCATGCTGGGTATGCTGATGCTCATAGGCTTGGTTGTGAAAAACGCTATCCTGATTGTCGATTTTGCCAACCAGCAGAAAGCCGAAGGAGTACACTTCAAACAAGCGATTCTACACGCTGGCGAAGAACGCTTACGTCCCATTCTGATGACGACTATTGCCATGGTGATTGGTATGGTGCCGATTGCAACCGCTTCGGGTGCCGGTGCCGAATGGAAAAACTCACTGGCCTGGGTACTGATCGGGGGATTATCCAGTTCGATGGTACTAACCGTCTATCTGGTGCCGATGATGTACTACATCGTAGACCGGATTCAGGAAAAATGGACGAACTTCCGGGCCAAGTCTAAACCAGCGGAAGTTGTTGAAGAAGTCGCTGTTTCTTAA
- a CDS encoding efflux RND transporter periplasmic adaptor subunit: MKRILVVLALVGTLGLTAWTLVNNKKEVEEKVYKPNADQKVGVRTAVAELRNLSQETEFLGSFSPNREIEIRPQAGGQIIALPIEEGQTVGAGRLIAKLDDDQLKYQIEAAQVTLEGYQNDLKRYENLVKGDATPAVNLERTQLNIRSTQAQIKQLQKQVANTTVTTPFSGIITEKMVEKGSVVSVGSPIAKVTDISTLKLVVQIPEKAINQFHVGQTLPIETEVYPDAHFSGRISMIAAQGDAAHNYPVEITVSNSGQNKLRAGMYGSIANTNKVKSQTLSVPRQAIIGSAKEPQIYVVENGKAILKSVAIGATTNDYYEITKGLKVGDQVVTSGQINLQNGTLVVAQ; the protein is encoded by the coding sequence ATGAAACGAATTTTGGTAGTACTTGCTCTTGTTGGCACGCTTGGCCTAACCGCCTGGACATTAGTCAACAACAAAAAAGAAGTTGAAGAAAAAGTATATAAGCCCAACGCTGATCAAAAGGTAGGGGTACGGACAGCCGTTGCCGAATTACGCAACCTGTCGCAGGAAACCGAGTTTTTGGGTTCATTTTCACCCAACCGGGAAATTGAAATCCGGCCACAGGCTGGTGGCCAAATTATCGCGTTACCCATTGAAGAAGGTCAAACCGTTGGCGCAGGTCGATTGATTGCCAAATTAGATGATGATCAGCTTAAGTACCAGATTGAAGCTGCCCAGGTGACCTTAGAAGGTTATCAGAATGACCTCAAACGCTACGAAAATCTGGTAAAAGGTGACGCCACACCCGCCGTTAATCTGGAACGGACACAACTCAATATTCGCTCAACGCAGGCGCAAATCAAACAACTCCAGAAACAGGTTGCCAATACAACTGTTACGACGCCGTTTTCAGGAATCATCACTGAGAAAATGGTTGAGAAAGGTTCTGTTGTTTCAGTTGGATCGCCTATTGCCAAAGTGACCGACATCTCGACGCTGAAATTAGTAGTTCAAATCCCTGAAAAAGCCATCAATCAATTCCACGTTGGACAAACACTACCAATTGAAACAGAAGTTTATCCCGATGCTCATTTCAGCGGGCGTATTTCGATGATTGCCGCTCAGGGCGATGCGGCTCACAATTACCCTGTTGAAATTACGGTTAGCAACTCTGGTCAAAACAAGCTTCGTGCGGGTATGTACGGTTCCATTGCGAACACCAACAAAGTAAAAAGCCAGACGTTGAGTGTACCCCGTCAGGCCATTATCGGATCGGCTAAAGAACCACAGATTTATGTAGTTGAAAACGGAAAAGCAATCCTAAAATCTGTTGCAATTGGTGCGACAACGAACGACTACTACGAAATTACGAAGGGCCTGAAAGTTGGTGATCAAGTGGTTACAAGCGGTCAAATCAACCTGCAAAACGGTACGCTGGTAGTAGCGCAATAA
- a CDS encoding TolC family protein, protein MFKVNSLPPSIRTIRWYLGAIPLLLGSSLARAQDQTLDQLINKALTSNFSVQSARLDEIKTEAQIAEVRASARPQVNLSGDYRRYLKIPGQVIPASVFGGPEGSYSAVAFGLPYNLSTTVQATQALYNQSLLIATKAAKASRNLSALQTQKIKEDVAYNVSATYYNLQTTAQQIAFLRSNLIATERLIRITELRRQNQLAQGIDVDRLQLSKTASQTQIESLQATYNQLLNNLKFLTGLAQTDSLQVSTGIEKTIPVAPSNEYTINRTDLQLIDQQKVINGLEQQNVKSSFVPTVNAYGVANSSVYAIGGDNSYIKNLPGYWLGLQLNWNVFDGLARKAKLSQKKIDDQKLDVQLRQTRESISMDIANSRTKFLVEQQNLSTNQSQVTLAEKVYTQTQLQFKEGTVDITDVVQAENSLRDAQNNYLTTLVNLRTAELDWKKATGSLINR, encoded by the coding sequence ATGTTTAAAGTCAATTCATTACCTCCATCGATCAGAACCATTCGATGGTACCTTGGCGCCATTCCTTTATTATTGGGAAGTTCGTTAGCCCGAGCACAAGATCAGACGCTTGATCAGCTGATTAACAAGGCATTGACTAGTAACTTCAGTGTGCAATCGGCCCGGTTGGACGAAATCAAAACAGAAGCCCAAATTGCCGAAGTAAGAGCCAGTGCACGGCCACAGGTGAACTTGTCGGGCGATTATCGACGCTATCTAAAAATTCCGGGTCAGGTTATTCCGGCATCGGTTTTCGGTGGACCTGAAGGGTCGTATTCGGCAGTGGCATTTGGGTTGCCGTATAATCTGTCAACGACGGTGCAGGCTACACAAGCCCTATATAATCAGTCGTTGCTGATTGCAACAAAAGCCGCCAAAGCCAGCCGGAATTTGTCGGCGCTGCAAACGCAGAAAATAAAGGAAGATGTGGCCTACAACGTATCGGCTACGTATTACAACCTGCAAACGACGGCCCAGCAAATTGCCTTTCTGCGGAGCAACCTGATTGCCACTGAACGGCTCATCCGAATTACCGAATTACGTCGTCAGAATCAATTGGCCCAGGGTATCGACGTAGACCGGCTGCAACTCAGCAAAACGGCGTCGCAGACCCAGATTGAATCCCTTCAGGCGACTTATAATCAGTTACTTAATAACCTGAAATTTCTGACTGGATTAGCACAAACTGACTCATTACAGGTCTCAACGGGGATTGAAAAAACGATCCCGGTGGCACCCAGTAATGAATACACCATCAATCGGACTGATTTGCAACTGATTGATCAGCAGAAAGTAATCAATGGTTTAGAGCAGCAGAACGTCAAATCGAGCTTTGTACCTACAGTTAATGCCTATGGCGTAGCGAACAGCAGCGTATATGCCATCGGTGGTGATAATTCATACATTAAAAACTTGCCCGGTTACTGGTTAGGGCTTCAATTAAACTGGAATGTATTCGATGGTCTGGCCCGGAAAGCCAAACTGAGCCAGAAGAAAATCGACGATCAGAAACTGGATGTACAACTGCGCCAAACTCGTGAGTCGATTTCGATGGACATTGCTAATTCCCGTACCAAGTTCCTAGTCGAACAACAGAACCTGTCGACAAATCAAAGCCAGGTAACATTAGCCGAAAAGGTCTATACGCAAACTCAGCTCCAATTCAAGGAAGGTACGGTCGACATCACCGATGTTGTCCAGGCCGAAAACTCTCTTCGCGACGCACAAAACAACTACTTAACAACGCTGGTCAATCTTCGCACGGCCGAATTAGACTGGAAAAAAGCGACTGGCAGTTTAATCAATCGCTAA
- a CDS encoding TetR/AcrR family transcriptional regulator, producing the protein MKKNMDCSITLPSKSTEERIREAAKRVFLEKGFDGATSRDIAEAASINIALTNYYFRSKEKLFMSIFEEMVQLFFNGMIDIMNHPISLREKIAELIEHDFQLMKENPSLSLFVMNEIHRNPDRMASCMGVMKQIHHSLFEEQLQKEIKLGTIREISATHLMPMIFCNIQFLFIGKAMHMKMWHMSEAEFDQFANQHKKMVIDMITTYLFEYEKA; encoded by the coding sequence ATGAAAAAGAACATGGATTGTAGCATCACCCTCCCGTCGAAGTCAACCGAAGAGCGCATTCGGGAAGCTGCTAAGCGGGTATTTCTGGAGAAGGGATTCGATGGTGCTACATCACGAGATATTGCTGAAGCCGCTAGTATTAACATTGCTTTAACGAACTACTATTTTCGTAGTAAGGAAAAGTTGTTCATGAGTATTTTTGAGGAAATGGTTCAATTGTTCTTCAACGGAATGATTGATATCATGAATCATCCAATTAGCCTCCGGGAAAAGATTGCCGAATTGATCGAGCACGATTTTCAACTGATGAAGGAAAACCCAAGCCTGTCGCTCTTCGTTATGAACGAAATACACCGCAATCCGGATCGCATGGCGAGTTGTATGGGGGTTATGAAACAGATTCATCACTCATTGTTCGAAGAACAACTGCAGAAGGAAATTAAGCTTGGAACGATTCGGGAAATAAGTGCCACGCACCTCATGCCCATGATCTTTTGTAATATTCAGTTTCTGTTCATCGGAAAAGCTATGCATATGAAAATGTGGCACATGAGCGAAGCCGAGTTTGACCAATTTGCCAACCAGCATAAGAAAATGGTCATTGACATGATTACGACCTATTTATTTGAGTACGAAAAAGCTTAA
- a CDS encoding DUF4254 domain-containing protein produces MNATFANDIFRQSIQDYHLTDFVDTPIQNPYSSNGIAFLLYQKNWIDTVQWHLEDIIRSPTIQPSELVMIKRRIDQSNQDRTDTVELIDSWFSDLFSDTTPKPTARMNSETPAWLLDRMSILQLKLYHFREQVERTSVSEEHRLKAQQKLAVLLEQERDLARCFDELIEDIQNGDRYMKVYRQMKMYNDPTLNPVLYGQS; encoded by the coding sequence ATGAACGCTACGTTTGCCAACGACATTTTTCGGCAGAGTATTCAGGATTACCACCTGACCGATTTTGTTGATACCCCCATTCAAAACCCGTATTCATCGAATGGTATTGCCTTTCTGTTATATCAGAAGAACTGGATCGATACGGTGCAATGGCACCTCGAAGATATAATCCGCAGCCCAACTATCCAACCTAGTGAGTTAGTGATGATCAAACGGCGAATCGACCAGTCGAACCAGGACCGCACCGATACCGTGGAGTTGATCGACAGTTGGTTTTCTGACCTGTTTTCAGATACTACACCTAAGCCAACTGCCCGAATGAACTCCGAAACACCAGCCTGGCTTCTCGACCGCATGTCGATTCTGCAACTTAAGCTCTATCACTTCCGCGAACAGGTCGAACGAACGTCCGTTTCCGAAGAACACCGCCTGAAAGCACAACAGAAGCTGGCTGTACTACTTGAGCAGGAACGTGATCTGGCTCGCTGCTTTGATGAGCTGATTGAAGACATTCAAAATGGCGATCGGTACATGAAAGTTTACCGCCAGATGAAGATGTACAACGACCCTACATTGAATCCTGTACTTTACGGACAGTCATAA
- a CDS encoding glycosyltransferase family 9 protein produces the protein MKKNLLLLRFSAMGDVALLAPVVQAFTQRYPDVGITLVTRAKFAVFFEQFPNVRIIGADFDGQHKGFMGLARLFNELRQLASFTVVVDAHQNLRSGVLKSLFRFVGVPSVTIDKGRAEKKALIRKENKVRRQLRHSVERYAQIFETAGFPLQPARPFQFPPFSSAEDELRTFLNSQTIISDTPWLGIAPFAQHEQKMWPFGRFAPLLEKVLADQPCTIFLFGGGSVEIAQLETLRQQFPQVILAAGKLSMAAELLLISQLTGMLCMDSGNMHLAALSGVPVLSIWGATHPDAGFGPWGQGDEAILQISTDVLTCRPCSVFGNKPCWRGDLACLNDISVEVVAKRVREMLNARRQ, from the coding sequence TTGAAAAAGAATCTTCTTCTCCTCCGCTTTTCGGCAATGGGTGATGTTGCCTTACTGGCTCCTGTGGTGCAGGCGTTCACCCAACGATATCCAGATGTGGGAATTACACTGGTGACGAGGGCTAAATTCGCCGTCTTTTTCGAGCAATTCCCAAACGTTCGAATCATTGGAGCCGACTTTGATGGGCAACATAAAGGCTTTATGGGGCTGGCTCGATTGTTCAATGAATTACGACAGCTTGCTTCGTTTACAGTTGTGGTTGATGCTCACCAGAACCTGCGATCAGGCGTCCTGAAAAGTCTATTTCGATTTGTGGGGGTTCCGTCAGTGACAATTGATAAAGGACGAGCGGAGAAAAAAGCCCTCATCCGAAAAGAGAATAAGGTTCGTAGGCAATTACGGCATAGCGTAGAACGATACGCTCAGATATTCGAAACAGCAGGTTTCCCTCTTCAGCCTGCCCGCCCGTTTCAGTTCCCACCCTTTTCCTCTGCCGAAGACGAGCTTCGTACATTTCTTAACAGTCAGACAATTATTTCTGATACGCCCTGGCTTGGTATTGCTCCTTTTGCTCAACACGAGCAAAAAATGTGGCCCTTCGGCCGATTCGCCCCTTTACTCGAAAAGGTACTCGCAGATCAGCCGTGTACTATTTTTCTATTTGGGGGAGGAAGCGTTGAAATAGCTCAACTTGAAACCCTGCGCCAACAATTTCCGCAAGTGATTCTTGCTGCGGGTAAGCTTTCGATGGCAGCAGAGTTATTACTTATTTCTCAATTAACGGGGATGCTTTGCATGGATTCGGGCAATATGCACCTCGCGGCTTTGAGCGGTGTACCCGTACTATCAATCTGGGGAGCTACTCATCCCGACGCTGGTTTCGGTCCCTGGGGCCAGGGAGATGAGGCAATTCTTCAAATTTCCACCGATGTACTTACTTGCCGCCCGTGCTCGGTGTTCGGAAATAAACCCTGCTGGCGAGGAGATTTAGCCTGCCTGAATGACATTTCAGTGGAGGTTGTGGCAAAACGGGTACGGGAGATGTTGAATGCCCGAAGGCAATAG